A genomic stretch from Caulobacter sp. FWC2 includes:
- a CDS encoding coniferyl aldehyde dehydrogenase, with the protein MNAPVNLSFDAHKAAMTDVLQRQKAAHLRDGAPSLEKRIDWLNRSIDLLVGHQAQIGKAVNEDFGSRSPEATALTDVAGSIGPLKFARENVAKWMKPEKRKTTPAILGLFGAKATVQWQPKGVVGVISPWNFPVNLTFAPLAGVFAAGNRAMIKPSEFTPATSDLLKAMFAKAFSEEEVAVFVGGPEVGQAFSGLAFDHLVFTGATSVARHVMRAAAENLVPVTLELGGKSPVILSRGADMATAAARIMNGKTLNAGQICLAPDYVLAPQEEVESFVKEAQAAVGRYFPTIKDNPDYTAVVAQRHYDRVKGYVDDARAKGARVIEINPGGEDLSQQEHRKIAPTLILDPTDDMTVMQEEIFGPVLPVKGYKTVDEAVAYVNAHDRPLALYWFGTDEAEKDRVLAGTTSGGVTVNDVIFHVAQEDLPFGGVGPAGMGAYHGHDGFREFSHRKAVFQQLKKDIAPMLGLRPPYGEGIRKYLAGQIKK; encoded by the coding sequence ATGAACGCACCGGTCAATCTGTCGTTCGACGCCCATAAGGCCGCGATGACCGACGTCCTGCAGCGTCAGAAGGCCGCGCATCTGCGCGATGGCGCGCCCAGTCTCGAGAAGCGCATCGACTGGCTGAACCGTTCGATCGACCTGCTGGTCGGCCACCAGGCGCAGATCGGCAAGGCGGTGAACGAGGATTTCGGCTCGCGCTCGCCCGAGGCCACGGCCTTGACCGATGTCGCCGGCTCGATCGGCCCGTTGAAGTTCGCGCGCGAGAACGTCGCCAAATGGATGAAGCCGGAGAAGCGCAAGACGACTCCGGCGATCCTGGGCTTGTTCGGCGCCAAGGCGACCGTGCAGTGGCAGCCCAAGGGCGTCGTGGGCGTGATCAGCCCCTGGAACTTTCCGGTCAACCTGACCTTCGCCCCGCTGGCCGGGGTGTTCGCGGCCGGCAACCGGGCGATGATCAAGCCGTCGGAATTCACGCCGGCGACCTCGGACCTGCTGAAGGCGATGTTCGCCAAGGCGTTCTCGGAGGAGGAAGTCGCGGTATTCGTCGGCGGACCCGAGGTTGGCCAGGCCTTTTCGGGACTGGCCTTCGACCATCTGGTGTTCACCGGCGCGACCTCGGTGGCGCGCCACGTGATGCGGGCGGCGGCCGAAAACCTGGTGCCGGTGACCCTGGAGCTGGGCGGCAAGAGCCCGGTGATCCTGTCGCGCGGGGCCGACATGGCCACGGCCGCGGCGCGGATCATGAACGGCAAGACCCTGAACGCCGGCCAGATCTGCCTGGCGCCGGACTATGTCCTGGCCCCGCAGGAAGAGGTCGAGAGCTTCGTCAAGGAAGCCCAGGCCGCCGTCGGCCGCTACTTCCCGACGATCAAGGACAATCCCGACTACACGGCCGTCGTCGCCCAGCGCCACTACGACCGGGTGAAGGGCTATGTCGACGACGCCCGGGCCAAGGGCGCGCGGGTGATCGAGATCAATCCGGGCGGCGAGGACCTGTCGCAGCAGGAGCACCGCAAGATCGCCCCGACCTTGATCCTGGACCCCACCGACGACATGACGGTCATGCAGGAGGAGATCTTCGGTCCGGTCCTGCCCGTGAAGGGCTACAAGACAGTCGACGAGGCCGTGGCCTATGTGAACGCCCACGATCGCCCCCTGGCGCTCTACTGGTTCGGCACGGACGAGGCCGAGAAGGACCGCGTGCTGGCGGGCACCACCAGTGGCGGCGTGACCGTCAACGACGTGATCTTCCACGTCGCCCAGGAGGACCTGCCATTCGGCGGCGTCGGTCCGGCCGGCATGGGCGCCTATCACGGCCACGACGGCTTCCGCGAGTTCAGCCACCGCAAGGCGGTGTTCCAGCAGCTGAAGAAGGACATCGCCCCGATGCTGGGCCTGCGCCCGCCTTACGGCGAGGGGATCCGCAAATACCTGGCGGGGCAGATCAAGAAGTAG
- a CDS encoding DUF563 domain-containing protein, which yields MTAPLSLRPIVEARDLPPMLTAELRERFRRGETGVAFAPEHDASIGAPPGTLAGPQAAVWPHDIAAPLPVNVPALCAVGESWWFPRFGGLIGVDGALYNATIGEARHGSGDLSALPGVLDQATRFVPPASAPEIEAGAVFLPWGGTFNYGHFVIDALPSLLALEQAGLLDGVPVLAPKLTAWQGDLIGMAFPDLEIREVAAPVARVKRAVFATSMDHFLHHPNGLVADVAQRVLARAPAGRGAKRVYLSRRGQSMRVMVGETAFEKALAARGFTIVRPETLSAGEQVALMREAEVLVGASGAALANAVFLPKGARVVEIQPLNFTSQWVRAACRQVGVDWRGYVCASPAPARQAPVLARLRRGFKFAFRPPLDDLLSVVDQAL from the coding sequence ATGACCGCGCCGCTGTCCCTGCGCCCCATCGTCGAAGCTCGCGACCTGCCGCCCATGCTGACGGCGGAGCTGCGTGAGCGGTTCAGGCGGGGCGAGACCGGGGTGGCGTTCGCGCCGGAGCATGACGCCTCCATCGGCGCGCCGCCGGGAACGCTGGCTGGGCCGCAGGCCGCCGTCTGGCCTCACGACATCGCGGCGCCCTTGCCGGTCAATGTTCCGGCGCTTTGCGCGGTCGGCGAGAGTTGGTGGTTCCCGCGGTTCGGGGGACTGATCGGCGTCGACGGGGCGCTCTACAACGCCACGATCGGCGAGGCCCGACATGGGTCGGGGGATCTGTCGGCCCTTCCGGGCGTGCTGGACCAGGCCACGCGCTTCGTTCCACCGGCGTCCGCGCCCGAGATCGAGGCCGGGGCGGTGTTCCTGCCGTGGGGCGGGACCTTCAACTACGGTCACTTCGTCATCGACGCCTTGCCGTCGCTGCTGGCGCTGGAGCAGGCAGGGCTGCTGGACGGGGTCCCGGTCCTCGCGCCCAAGCTGACCGCCTGGCAAGGCGACCTGATCGGCATGGCCTTTCCGGATCTGGAAATCCGCGAGGTCGCCGCGCCGGTCGCGCGGGTCAAGCGGGCAGTGTTCGCCACCAGCATGGACCACTTCCTGCACCACCCAAACGGCCTGGTCGCCGACGTCGCCCAACGCGTGCTGGCGCGCGCGCCGGCTGGGCGGGGCGCAAAGCGCGTCTATCTCTCGCGACGCGGTCAGTCGATGCGGGTGATGGTCGGCGAGACGGCGTTCGAAAAGGCGCTGGCGGCGCGTGGCTTCACGATCGTCAGGCCCGAGACCCTGAGCGCTGGCGAGCAGGTCGCGCTGATGCGCGAGGCCGAGGTGCTCGTCGGCGCCAGCGGCGCGGCCCTGGCCAATGCCGTCTTCCTGCCCAAGGGCGCGCGGGTCGTGGAGATCCAGCCGCTGAACTTCACCAGCCAGTGGGTGAGGGCGGCCTGTCGCCAGGTCGGAGTCGACTGGCGCGGCTATGTCTGCGCGTCGCCAGCTCCGGCGCGGCAGGCGCCGGTCCTGGCCAGGCTGCGTCGCGGCTTCAAGTTCGCCTTCAGGCCACCGCTCGACGACCTGCTGAGCGTCGTTGATCAGGCGCTCTAG